DNA sequence from the Gordonia polyisoprenivorans genome:
TCGGACTCGTCGGCGGATTCCTCGCTGGGCACCTCGGCGCCGGCGTCGACGGCCTCGGCCTCGGCCTCAAGGTCGGCGGCGCTCGGGGCCTCGTTCACGGCGACGATGAGGGTCTCCGCGTCGGTGACCAGCGTGACGCCCTCGGGCAGCACGAGATCCGAGGCGTGGATCGCGATGCCGGCTGCCTTGCCCTCGACGTCGACGACGATCTGCTCGGGGATCGAGAGCACGTCGGCCTCGATCTCGATGGTGTTGGCGTCCTGGGTGACCAGGGTGCCGGGAGCGGCGTCACCCTCGACGACGATGTTGACCTCGACGCTGACCTTCTCGCCGCGCTTGATGACGAGCAGGTCGGCGTGCTCGATGTAGTTGCGGATCGGGTGGACGTCGACCTGCTTGGTCAGGGCGAGCTGCTTGGTGCCCTCGATGTCGAGATCGAGGACGGCGTTGATGCCGTTGTTGCGCAGGATCGCGGCGAAATCGCGGGCCGGGAGGTTCAGATGCTGCGGGTCGGAGCCGTGGCCGTAGAGCACGGCGGGGACCTGGCCCTCGCGGCGGGCACGACGTGCGGCGCCCTTGCCCTTGGCGGTGCGGGTGGTGACGGTCAGGGCGTTGGCTTGAGTGGCCATGAGACGTTCTCCTCGTGGTGGCGGGACCGGTCGGCCGGTCGTCGGTGGTGCTTCTCGGCGCGACGGCGCCCAACACCACGGCCCCGTAGGTGCGCACGAGGGCACCGGAGAAGACGTGCGATGGTCGCGCCGATCACGGTGATCACTCACCCTCGCCGAGACAACCCGAACAGACTAGCCGATGAGCTGCGCCGATGTCATATCGCGCCGGGTCGGTGTCATCTCGCGCCGCGCGGGCCCGCCCCGACGCGATCGTCTGTGCCGTTCACCGGTGCCGGGCATACTGGCGACCATGACCTCACGCACACCCATCGACATCGTCACCGGCTTCCTCGACAGGCTCGCACGTGGTGACAGCGCCACCGCCTGCCTCGATCTCGCCGACGCCGTCGTCTACACGAACGTGTCGCTGGCGACCATTCGCGGGCGCAGACCGGTCACCAAGATCTTCGGTTCGATGGATTCCTCGCCGGTCTCCTTCGACTACCGGATGGTCAACGTGTCCTCCGACGACACCGTCGTGCTGACCGAACGTGTCGACCAGATCAGTATCGGCCGATTGCGCGTGCAGTTCTGGGTGTGCGGACGGTTCGAGGTGGTCGACGGCCAGATCACAGTGTGGCGGGACTACTTCGATTACTTCGACATCACCAAGGCGTTCCTGCGCGGCGTGGTCGGGGTGCTCGTCCCGTCGGCTGTGCGTCCGCTGAACGGTCGATCGAAGGTCGGACGTGCTCTCGCCGAGTGACGGTGTGAGCGCCTAGCATTGCTGCCCATGAGCTACCAGCAACCACCCGCCCACGGTTTCGGACAACCAGCGGGAGGCACGTTTTACGTCAACGTCCTCGGCCAGGAGCACGGGCCGCTCGGTATCACCGATCTTCAGCACATGGCGCTCGCGGGTCAGCTCAAGAGCAGCACCTTCATCCGCGCTGCCGAATCACCCAACCCGTTTCCGGCCGGTCAGATCCCCGGCCTGTTCTCCGACAAGAGCAAGCTCACCGCGGGGCTGCTGCAGATCTTCCTGGGTGGTTTCGGCGTGGGCCGCTTCTACACCGGCGATGTCGGAATCGCGATCGCGCAGATCGCGGTGACCTGGCTGACCTGCGGTATCGGCGCGATCTGGCCGCTGATCGACGGCATCATGATGCTCGTCGGCAAGGTGACCGACTCCGACGGCCGACCGCTGGCCGACTGATCGCCCCGCCTCACCAGCACAGCCTCACCAGGACCTTGACATGACCGCGCACACCGACACCGGCACCCCGAGACTCGCGGCGAGTGAGATCGCCGCCGTCGTGGGGGTTGCCGGTGTCGGTGTGGCGTGCGCATTGAGCCCCGCAGGAATCGAGCACGGGCCGATCCTGTGTCCGTTCCGTCTGGTCACCGGATTGCCGTGTCCCGGGTGCGGATTGACCCGGTCCTGGGTCTACGGCGTCCACGGCGACTGGGCGCAGTCCTTTGCCGCGCACCCGTTCGGGCTGCCGATGATCGCGGCGATCCTGGCACTCGCGATCACCGCGGTGATCTGCCGGGTGACCCGCCGCCGACTACCCCGGCTGGAGCGGTTGCTGTGGAATCCGGTGGCCAAAGTGGTCGTGGCGGCGTGGCTGATCTTCGCGGTGGTGCGGATCATCCTGGTCATCTGAGCGGGGCGGGCGCCGACGCGGGCGCGCAGCTCAGTCGAGCACCAGCTCGGGGGAGTACATGTCGATCCAGTGATACAGGTCGAGCACCCGATCCATCTGGTTGCGCAGCCCGGTGTCGCAGGTTGCCGCATCGGCGGCGATCATCGCCGACACCGCGTCGCGGTCGACCAGCGCGAACACCTCATGATCGCGCTCGCCGACCATGTCGGTGAGCTGATCCTGCAGCGTCTGGGTGTACTTGGTGTCCTGTGTGGACGGATACGGGCTCTTGGTGCGGTCGATCACCGACTGCGGCAACACATGTGACGTCGCGTGGCGCAGCAGGCTCTTCTCCCGGCCGTCGAAGGTCTTCATCGACCACGGGGTGTTGTAGACGTACTCGACGAGCCGGTGGTCGCAGAACGGGACGCGGACCTCGAGCCCCACGGCCATCGACGCACGATCCTTGCGGTCCAACAACATTCGGACGAATCGCGTCAGGTGGAGATGACTGAACCGGCGCATCCGCCGTTCGTCGTCGGATTCACCGTCGACGACGGGGATGGTGGCGAGCGCACTGGCATACTGGTCGGCGATATAGTTCTCGACGTCGAGACGCCGTTGGAGATCGCCGGAGAGCATCGCGTGACGATCGCGCGTCATCGCCGAGGAGAAGGCCAGCCACGGGAAAGTGTCTGCGGCGCGGGCATTCTCGTCGAAGAACCAGCGGTACCCGCCGAAGACCTCGTCGGCCGACTCGCCCGACAGGGCGACCGTCGACTCCGAGCGGATCGCGCGGAACAGCAGGTAGAGCGAGGTGTCCATGTCGCCGAGCCCGGCGGGGATGTCGCGGGCGCCGATCACCGCACGCCGGACCTCCGGGTCGGTGAGGTCGGCCGGGTTCAGCACGACGTCACGGTGCATCGATCCGACATGCGCGGCGACGTCACGCACGAACGGCGAGTCCGGGGTGTCGCGCATCTCGTCGGGGGTGAAGTTCTCTTCCTGTTCGGCGAAGTCCACCGAATAGCTGTGCACGCGTTGGCCTTCGGAGCCCAGGCGGGCGGCAGCCAAACCGGTCAGGGCGCTGGAGTCCAGGCCGCCGGAGAGCAGTACGCAGCGCGGCACGTCGGCGACGAGCTGTCGATCGACGATATCGGTGAGCAACTCGCGAACCGTCGCGACCGACGTCTCGAGGTCGTCGTCGTGGCCGTGCGCCGGCAACGACCAGTAGGTGCGGGTGCGCAGGCCGTCGCGGCGGACGGTGACGATGGTGCCCGGCTCCACCTCGGAGATGTTGCGCCACAACGACCATCCCGGCGCCTTGGTCATCGCGAACAGCTCGCGCAGACCGTCGAGGTCGACGGTGTGGGGGACCAGAGGGTTGGCGAGGATGGCCTTGGGCTCCGAGCCGAAGACGACGCCGTCGTCGGTGCGGGAGAAGTAGAAGGGCTTGATGCCCAGGCGATCACGCACCATGGTCAGTTCTTCGGTCCGCCCGTCCCAGATGGCGAAGGCATACATGCCGTTGAGGCGATCGGCCACCTCGGCACCCCACTGCACGTAGCCGCGCAACACCACCTCGGTGTCCGAGTCGGTGACGAATTCGTGTCCGAGGGAACGCAATTCGGTACGCAACTCGCGGAAGTTGTACGTTTCGCCGCTGTAGACGATCGCCAAGGTACCGGCCGGGGTCTGCACCGTCATCGGCTGATGGCCGAGGGGGAGGTCGATGATGGCCAGGCGTCGGTGACCCAGCCCGACGTGCGGCTCGAGATACGTGCCGACGTCGTCGGGGCCACGGAGCGCCATCGTCGAGGTCATCGCCTCGATGACGTGGCTCTCGCGTCGTAGATCGTGGTCGAAACCCACCCATCCGGTGATACCGCACATAGAACGCACCTCTCGATTTCATTAGAGAAACTAACTATCTTCGTAAACCCGTTGTAACACGAGGTCCCGAAGACGTCGAGAAAGCGTGGTGAGATGTCGGTGTTGCCGGATATGCCCGACGGCTCAGAGGATCTCGTCGATTGCGTCGAGGGGGCGGGCGAGGCGGGTGCCCTTGTCGGTGACGACGAACGGTCGCTCGACGAGGATCGGGTGCGCGACCATCGCGTCGAGCAGATCGGACTCCGACGCCGAGGCGAGATCGAGGTCCTTGTAGAGCGATTCACGCTTGCGTGCCGCCTGGTGCGCGGTCAGGCCTGCGTCGGCGAAGAGTGTCTCGAGTTGGGCCCGCGTGTACGGCTCGTCGAGGTACTTGACGACGGTCGGCTCGATGCCGGCCTCACGGAGCTTGTCCAGGGCCTTGCGGGACGTCGAGCAGCGTGGGTTGTGGTAGATCGTCGCGTTCACCCGACCCACCCTATTCCAGTGCGCCGGCGCGTCCGGGCAGCCGTGCGGTCAATGCCAGGGCGACCGTCGCGCACAGTGCGCCGACGACGATCGGGGCCAGCACGCCCGCTCTGTCGATGGCCTGCGCGCCGACGAGCGCGCCCACGCCGATGGCCAGGTTGAAGGCCGTCGAATACACGGTGGTCGCGGCCTCGCGGTGGGCGGGCGCGGTCCGCAGCACGGTCGTCTGCAATCCGATGGGGATGGCGGCGTAGCCGACGGCCCACACCATCAGCGCAACCAGGGCAAGGGGCGGGACTGTGGTGGTCGCCGCCACCAGCCACAGTGCCACCGCGAGTACCCCGATTACCGTCGCGAGGCCCGCACGGGCGGAGGTGAGGCGGGTGAGCAGGGCTCCGGCGGCGAAGTTGCCGGCGACGCCCGCGGCCCCCATCACCAGGAGCACGGCACTGACCAGGTCGTCGTCGATGCCGATACCGTCGACGATCAGCGGTGTCACGTAGGTGTAGGCGGCGTACGCACCGGTGATCACGACGGCGGTGATGACCACCGTGAGCCGCAGGTCGCGGTTGCGCAGCATCGACGGCAACCGTCGCAACGCGACCCCGCCTGCGGGCCGGGTCGGCCCGAGCAGCGTTGCGAGGGCTGCGAGGGTCAACGCCGACAACCCGGCCAGCGCCCAGAAGGCGGCCCGCCAGCCGAGTTGCTGGCCGGCCAGGGTGCCCAACGGCACGCCCAGCACCGAGGCGATCGACACCCCGGAGAAGGTGATCGTGGTGGCGCGCACCGCATATCGCGGTGGCACGAGCAGCAGGGTGGTCGGCGCCACGATCGTCCACAGCAGCCCGAGAGCGCCGCCGATCAGCACCCGCACGATGATCAGCGTCGCGAAACCCGGGGCCATCGCGGTGAGCGCGTTGCCGAGGGTGAAGACCGTCATCACCGCGATCAGCAGCAGTCGCCGATCTACGCGCCGGGTCGTCGTCGACAACGTGGGCGCAGCGATCGCGGCGACGAAGGCGACCGCGGTGACCACCAAGCCGACCGAACCGTCGGAGACCCCGAGATCGGCGGCCATCGGCTGCAACAGGCCGATCGGCATGATCTCGGTGGTCGTGACGGTGAACACGCCCAAGCCGAGTGCGCCGACAGCGGCCCAGGTGCGGGCGCTGACGCGGTCGGTCACGGGCGATCCTCCTCTCGCGGTCGGGCAGGGAAGGGCGACACGACTGCGGGCCGCCTCGACCATCATGATCGTGGCGGCCCGCAGTCGCAGGACGAAGGCGCGGTGCCGGTGCTAACGGTCAGGCGATGCCGTCGAAAAGACTTGTCACCGATCCATTTTCGAAAACCTCGCGGATGGTCTGGGCCAGCAGCGGGGCGATCGAGAGCACGGTGAGCTGTTCGAAGTGCTTCTCCGGCGGGATCGGCAGGGTGTCGGTGGCGATGACCTCGGTCGCCCCGCAGTTGGCGAGGCGCTCGGCGGCCGGGTCGGAGAACACGGCGTGTGTGGTGGCGATGACGACGTCGCCGGCACCGGCATCCTTGAGCTTGCTGACGGCGCCGGCGATCGTGCCGCCGGTGTCGATCATGTCGTCGATCAGCACGCAGGTGCGGCCCTCGACCTCACCGACAACACGGTGTGCGACAACCTGATTGGCGACCATCGGGTCGCGGGTCTTGTGGATGAACGCCACCGGGGCGCCGCCGAGGGCGTCGGCCCACTTCTCGGCCACCCGCACGCGTCCGGAGTCGGGGGAGACGATGGCGATGTTGTCGGTGCCGTACTTCTCGCGGACGTACTCCGAGAGCTGCCCGAGGGCGTGCATGTGATCGACCGGCCCGTCGAAGAAGCCCTGGATCTGATCGGTGTGCAGGTCGACGGTGATGATGCGATCGGCGCCCGCGGTCTTCATCAGATCGGCGATCAGGCGAGCCGAGATCGGTTCGCGGCCACGGTGCTTCTTGTCCTGACGGGCATACGGATAGAACGGCAGGATGACGCTGATGCGCTTGGCCGATCCGCGCTTGAGCGCGTCGATCATGATGAGTGCTTCCATCACCCACTCGTTGAGCGGGGCCGGGCAGCTCTGCAGCACGAAGGCATCCGACCCGCGCACCGACTCCTCGAAGCGGACGAACAACTCGCCGTTGGCGAAGTTGCGCGCGGTCTGCGGCGTCAGCTTGATGCCGAGTTCGTCGGCAACGGCC
Encoded proteins:
- a CDS encoding 50S ribosomal protein L25/general stress protein Ctc: MATQANALTVTTRTAKGKGAARRARREGQVPAVLYGHGSDPQHLNLPARDFAAILRNNGINAVLDLDIEGTKQLALTKQVDVHPIRNYIEHADLLVIKRGEKVSVEVNIVVEGDAAPGTLVTQDANTIEIEADVLSIPEQIVVDVEGKAAGIAIHASDLVLPEGVTLVTDAETLIVAVNEAPSAADLEAEAEAVDAGAEVPSEESADESE
- a CDS encoding limonene-1,2-epoxide hydrolase family protein, whose protein sequence is MTSRTPIDIVTGFLDRLARGDSATACLDLADAVVYTNVSLATIRGRRPVTKIFGSMDSSPVSFDYRMVNVSSDDTVVLTERVDQISIGRLRVQFWVCGRFEVVDGQITVWRDYFDYFDITKAFLRGVVGVLVPSAVRPLNGRSKVGRALAE
- a CDS encoding TM2 domain-containing protein — protein: MSYQQPPAHGFGQPAGGTFYVNVLGQEHGPLGITDLQHMALAGQLKSSTFIRAAESPNPFPAGQIPGLFSDKSKLTAGLLQIFLGGFGVGRFYTGDVGIAIAQIAVTWLTCGIGAIWPLIDGIMMLVGKVTDSDGRPLAD
- a CDS encoding DUF2752 domain-containing protein, with product MTAHTDTGTPRLAASEIAAVVGVAGVGVACALSPAGIEHGPILCPFRLVTGLPCPGCGLTRSWVYGVHGDWAQSFAAHPFGLPMIAAILALAITAVICRVTRRRLPRLERLLWNPVAKVVVAAWLIFAVVRIILVI
- the asnB gene encoding asparagine synthase (glutamine-hydrolyzing) yields the protein MCGITGWVGFDHDLRRESHVIEAMTSTMALRGPDDVGTYLEPHVGLGHRRLAIIDLPLGHQPMTVQTPAGTLAIVYSGETYNFRELRTELRSLGHEFVTDSDTEVVLRGYVQWGAEVADRLNGMYAFAIWDGRTEELTMVRDRLGIKPFYFSRTDDGVVFGSEPKAILANPLVPHTVDLDGLRELFAMTKAPGWSLWRNISEVEPGTIVTVRRDGLRTRTYWSLPAHGHDDDLETSVATVRELLTDIVDRQLVADVPRCVLLSGGLDSSALTGLAAARLGSEGQRVHSYSVDFAEQEENFTPDEMRDTPDSPFVRDVAAHVGSMHRDVVLNPADLTDPEVRRAVIGARDIPAGLGDMDTSLYLLFRAIRSESTVALSGESADEVFGGYRWFFDENARAADTFPWLAFSSAMTRDRHAMLSGDLQRRLDVENYIADQYASALATIPVVDGESDDERRMRRFSHLHLTRFVRMLLDRKDRASMAVGLEVRVPFCDHRLVEYVYNTPWSMKTFDGREKSLLRHATSHVLPQSVIDRTKSPYPSTQDTKYTQTLQDQLTDMVGERDHEVFALVDRDAVSAMIAADAATCDTGLRNQMDRVLDLYHWIDMYSPELVLD
- the arsC gene encoding arsenate reductase (glutaredoxin) (This arsenate reductase requires both glutathione and glutaredoxin to convert arsenate to arsenite, after which the efflux transporter formed by ArsA and ArsB can extrude the arsenite from the cell, providing resistance.), coding for MNATIYHNPRCSTSRKALDKLREAGIEPTVVKYLDEPYTRAQLETLFADAGLTAHQAARKRESLYKDLDLASASESDLLDAMVAHPILVERPFVVTDKGTRLARPLDAIDEIL
- a CDS encoding MFS transporter, yielding MTDRVSARTWAAVGALGLGVFTVTTTEIMPIGLLQPMAADLGVSDGSVGLVVTAVAFVAAIAAPTLSTTTRRVDRRLLLIAVMTVFTLGNALTAMAPGFATLIIVRVLIGGALGLLWTIVAPTTLLLVPPRYAVRATTITFSGVSIASVLGVPLGTLAGQQLGWRAAFWALAGLSALTLAALATLLGPTRPAGGVALRRLPSMLRNRDLRLTVVITAVVITGAYAAYTYVTPLIVDGIGIDDDLVSAVLLVMGAAGVAGNFAAGALLTRLTSARAGLATVIGVLAVALWLVAATTTVPPLALVALMVWAVGYAAIPIGLQTTVLRTAPAHREAATTVYSTAFNLAIGVGALVGAQAIDRAGVLAPIVVGALCATVALALTARLPGRAGALE
- a CDS encoding ribose-phosphate diphosphokinase, producing MTWTTDNQKNLMLFAGRAHPELAQAVADELGIKLTPQTARNFANGELFVRFEESVRGSDAFVLQSCPAPLNEWVMEALIMIDALKRGSAKRISVILPFYPYARQDKKHRGREPISARLIADLMKTAGADRIITVDLHTDQIQGFFDGPVDHMHALGQLSEYVREKYGTDNIAIVSPDSGRVRVAEKWADALGGAPVAFIHKTRDPMVANQVVAHRVVGEVEGRTCVLIDDMIDTGGTIAGAVSKLKDAGAGDVVIATTHAVFSDPAAERLANCGATEVIATDTLPIPPEKHFEQLTVLSIAPLLAQTIREVFENGSVTSLFDGIA